A single Dreissena polymorpha isolate Duluth1 chromosome 14, UMN_Dpol_1.0, whole genome shotgun sequence DNA region contains:
- the LOC127857224 gene encoding uncharacterized protein LOC127857224 → MAEGGARRDDPDGVSKQGSVSSRQATVQWEKASGETCILMSWLGYGPEFRQARSDAYREEARLYSRHSNAVTMMIAGSKAEGLTRPMESDLDYLFVHKDVICLEDGVNAGTVTREITVLRSCSRMTYPGHCRLLLERRGTYISWEVNEAFCDDGNGRVILSSGLFAHNVRLPSLLPYVLRKYGVMHDRAGPSMPYTEHGVIHYDIVNSFFYCCPDILSKWASRPRHWPPPEAVQQVVSLGALLTPVGVKGNRNLMAACGLEQEQKNTWISTITEMMDEGPRMILRLPKIRQAIIAHPEPFRWYSRKRMELELWWLMFKKSEALCRDENMMLDRTDDILHAIKRRIDEICYEVGLRMFMEGIRGSRVNELKNVRISMLM, encoded by the exons GTTCAGTGGGAAAAAGCCTCCGGAGAAACATGCATACTGATGAGTTGGCTCGGTTATGGACCGGAATTTAGACAGGCACGGAGTGACGCATACAGGGAGGAAGCCAGGCTTTATTCACGGCATagtaatgctgtaacaatgatGATAGCTGGAAGCAAGGCTGAGGGACTGACCCGCCCCATGGAAAGTGATTTAGACTATTTGTTTGTACACAAAGATGTTATTTGTTTAGAAGATGGTGTTAATGCTGGTACCGTTACTAGGGAAATAACCGTGTTAAGATCATGTAGCCGTATGACTTACCCCGGACACTGCAGACTGCTACTTGAGAGACGAggtacatatatttcatgggaGGTAAATGAAGCGTTTTGTGATGATGGAAATGGCCGCGTAATCCTAAGCAGCGGCTTATTTGCCCATAACGTGAGACTTCCTAGTCTATTGCCATACGTGCTTCGCAAATACGGTGTGATGCACGACCGTGCCGGGCCGTCAATGCCCTATACAGAGCACGGAGTGATTCACTACGACATAgtcaattcatttttttattgctGCCCCGACATCCTGTCAAAATGGGCTTCCCGCCCTCGCCACTGGCCGCCTCCGGAAGCCGTTCAGCAAGTCGTATCACTTGGAGCACTTCTTACGCCTGTTGGAGTTAAAGGAA ATAGAAATCTGATGGCAGCGTGTGGACTGGAGCAGGAACAGAAGAATACATGGATATCAACGATTACGGAAATGATGGACGAAGGTCCTCGGATGATTCTTAGACTTCCGAAGATAAGACAAGCAATTATCGCTCACCCTGAGCCATTCCGATGGTACAGCAGGAAGAGAATGGAGCTTGAGTTGTGGTGGCTTATGTTTAAGAAAAGTGAAGCTCTCTGCCGGGATGAAAACATGATGCTTGACAGGACAGATGACATTCTGCATGCCATAAAGAGACGCATTGACGAGATTTGTTATGAGGTAGGCTTGAGGATGTTTATGGAAGGGATTCGAGGGAGTCGAGTTAACGAACTGAAAAATGTTCGTATTAGCATGTTGATGTAA